A window of the Lactuca sativa cultivar Salinas chromosome 7, Lsat_Salinas_v11, whole genome shotgun sequence genome harbors these coding sequences:
- the LOC128127407 gene encoding protein FAR-RED ELONGATED HYPOCOTYL 3-like yields the protein MAHKWRASLRGGYEFVKPKVVDYKNLRRDINRVIGYKDAQMIVNTMNDRRAHYPNYSFEFNCQDDVLDCMFWADEMEKAYYAEFGDVISFDATFRTNKYRMVFVPFTYTNFRKRFSKLVWDINMKPDVFEVKWGLLMKEFNLEDTRWFKDMFTIRDSWIRGYFSDIPMCGLMKTTSRSESMNSFFNTYSESGNLLLNFMMNYDTAIQKQMNTQRELDRASKKASYKMQTPREIELQASKVEIKAEEKEIN from the exons ATGGCTCATAAGTGGAGGGCAAGTCTGAGAGGTGGGTATGAGTTTGTAAAGCCCAAAGTAGTTGACTATAAAAATTTAAGGAGAGATATCAACAGGGTTATTGGTTATAAAGATGCCCAAATGATAGTAAACACAATGAATGACCGTCGAGCTCACTATCCAAATTACTCATTTGAGTTTAATTGTCAAGATGATGTTTTGGACTGTATGTTTTGGGCTGATGAAATGGAGAAGGCATATTATGCTGAATTTGGTGATGTTATCTCGTTTGATGCGACTTTCCGAACAAACAA gTATCGAATGGTTTTTGTTCCATttactt ACACAAACTTTAGAAAAAGGTTTTCGAAGCTTGTTTGGGACATTAATATGAAACCTGATGTTTTTGAAGTGAAGTGGGGTTTGCTTATGAAGGAATTCAATCTTGAAGACACAAGATGGTTTAAAGACATGTTTACAATACGTGATTCATGGATACGTGGATATTTTAGTGATATTCCAATGTGTGGTTTGATGAAGACTACATCGAGGTCAGAGAGTATGAATTCATTCTTTAATACATATTCAGAAAGTGGGAACTTACTTTTGAATTTCATGATGAATTACGACACTGCCATTCAAAAGCAAATGAATACTCAACGAGAGCTTGATAGGGCATCAAAGAAAGCATCATATAAAATGCAAACACCTCGAGAAATAGAACTGCAAGCATCAAAG GTTGAAATAAAAGCTGAAGAGAAAGAAATAAATTGA